The genome window GAAAGACCAGCAAGTGCTTCTAAACAAGTTTGGGAATTTTCTGATTGTAATACAGTCCCAATATTATGCCATATTGACATCTAAACCTGtaaatttcttttcaataaaCTCAAACGAAAAAAGAGATGTCAATGTGTACACTCCAAAGGTCAATAAAACACTGGGAAAGTGCAGTTTTTTTCATGTCCCGTAGTTTCCTTTACCTACAGTAGCATTCCTCAATATCACATCCCTACACCTCTATCCTATACACCCAAAGCTAATCTCAGTTCTTCTAATGAGTATTTCTCATCACCATCCGTGTCAAATTTCTTAAAGATCTGTGAGTCTTgggctgcagagcccagcagcttttgaagatcttCAAATGACAGTTTTCCATCAGCATCTTCATGTGCTTTGTCAAACAAATCCTGAAGATCTGCAAAAAGAACAATGATTTAGAAGTAATCCTTTGAAGCACACAGGAACACTGTACAAGTTACTCTTCCAGTTTTACTGCATTATGTGTTACCACCTAGTCATTAAGTAAATAAAGCATCTCTAAATGTGTAGTTTGCCTTCTGTGCTGTCAataaggaagacaaaaaaaaacaaaacatgaccgtcaacatttcttaagtcttaaaaaaaataaaaatgaagtccCTATTTCTGGCCACAGCTAATAGCCCGTTCTACCACTACCAACTGCATACAGATGCAGCTATCTTTCACAAAAGCAAACTCTGAATGACTGTTGCTATACCAACAGCACTGATCACATAAAGGGAAAAGTGTCTATTCACTTTCTGATGCAAAGCAATGCCCTCTCAGCAGCTGAAGAGACAGAACAGCAAGATCTAGAAACCATTCATTCCACCAGGCAGCGCCCTCttaaagagagaaggaaaagaagaagaaaaaaggaaaaagacaaacaacAGACACATTCACAcctaattcattttctttcagcatccTTAATTCTGACCTTGACTACTCCCCCGGTCTCTTGGGCATTTGACACAATACTTAATGaactcaaaacaaacaactgaCCCTAATGAACACACCTGTTTaaatctctgctgctttttttttgtttatacaCTTGTTATATGTGTGGTTCTCAAGCTTGTCAACTTGACCAAACTTATCACAGAATATCCAGACACTGCCATAATTGCAGTTATACGTAACGCCTCCCGAACATTTACACGGAAGatttagaaaaaggaaaggtcAACCAGGAGAGGACACACCTTCTATGCTGGAAACTCCTGGGAAGGACAGATGTCTCAGCTGTCTGTTCTTCTCTGTGCTGTCATCAGCTGACCGTGAAGCCAGCCTTGAAAGGTCTGTGGGCTTTGTCATAGCACTAGGACTACTTTCAACTGTTGCAAAACAATTTCTATTAGTCTCGTTAATTTCACAGAATTCCAGTtagcagaaacaaacaaaaattccagAACTAATATTTTTTGCATACAGATGCCTTATGGGATAAGAACGGCACAAAACTGTTTCAGAATACAGGAATATTACACACTTTTACTAATAACTGGaagaacagaataaagaaaacctGATTTTTGGACAGCTATCCAGCTTCAATCTTTTGTGCTGTACTTGGAAAAAGCGTATTTGTAAACATCATACACAGAATGACTGGTTGGCAAATGCTTTTCACTTCCCATTCTGGAAGTATTGAGCAAGCTTTAGTAATTGAATCTACATCTGCCTGCTTGGGTTGCTTTCCCCACCTTCTCCCTCCTCGAGGGATGTATCATTATCTCCTCCCATAACAGCAACTGTCATCTTCGAACTTTTGTATTCATACATCATTTTCCATGTCTAAGAGATGCTTTCTGTGACTTCAGCTGAACTAACCTCCAAAAATTTTAAGGAAACAGTGTGACTTATTCACCTGCATTACTTATTCTTTTAGTTACAGGGAGAACATTCATTTTTAGAGGCTACTGTTGCACAACATCCTTACCATTCTTTGATGTCTCAATGGGTCGGTCATCATCTGGCTTACTTGCACGAGCATTGAGTAGCTGAAGCTTCTCCCTGATATTTAATTCCTGAGAATCTCTGGTTCCTGCTTCCTGCAGAAAAGAATTTTGTTACAAAATACCCCCTTCAATACACGGAGAAGATTAAGGCAAGAATTAGTTTAAATTATCCAAGTACTTTTGAATGACTTCGTGCTTTCCAGGCTGACcaagttttaaattattaacaagattaaaaataaaaaaaaattaaaaatatctatgGGAACACATAAGGACTAAATTCATACCGTCTACAACAAGACTACAGAATCAAAATCTAAACCCCAAAAGAAGATAAGTATTTTGCCTATTTTGCCTAATTTCAAAAGAATGTGACATTTAATTTccatatttcttatttaaatagGTAAGATACAGAAAAATGGCACTATAAAAACTTAACATGTTCTTGGAATGAACGTTTATAcataaattgaaataaataattgtttcaAATGTTTTACAGCAGCACTGACTGCCTTAAGGCTGACACTACTATACCTCTGTCAAGCATGTCTTTTACATCTTTATCTCTTCTATTCTTTTTATTATAAAGCTCCAGATCACAGCTTCAGTTCACAGCATTTCAAGTCTGATTTGACAGCATAGCCAGGTCACTCATCTGTCTTCTTACCAGAAGATGGAAACTAACAGCACCACCCCTCAACTCCAACCTATAACTTCACTCTTCCATTAAGTCCGTTAAACCACATCACAGCCAGTCATTACATTGTCCACTAGTACAAAGTTTCCCTAGTTCCTGCTAGCTCCTAAGGCTACTGATCTGAAGTTAGAGGACTGTGCAAACTTGGGCACCACTGTCTTCTTGAATTTTCTTCCCATTATCCTTTTATGATTTCCCCTATGCTGAATTATGCTTATCAAGAATAAACATAAGCCCAAGAAAGTCTTTATACGCAGGGAAATGCTATAACACCATTTATAGCATGAAGCCACAATAGTTGCACCAGCTTTGCTGAAAGCATGGCAATGGGAATTCAAATTGAGGCAGTTACTAAAGTCTCTCAGTGCAACACCCAATGGTCTGAACCTCCCTAAACTTTCAGCTACATGAAAGGATATTAAGCAGCTCTGCCATGTTATTCCATACATAATCAGAATGGCAAGACTTTAAACTCCAACTTGTCTTCCATCCtaattcatttcctttccccCAAAATGGAGTAGGTAAGCTGTCCTTCTATACtgtacttttaaaagaaatcaagtcAGATAAGCCTGCTTGCAGATCTTTTCTCAAGTCTCATTTAAAACATAACTGTAAGACAATTACAGGGTCTACTAACCCAGTGTAGTTTCTGTTTCCTTACTTTACCTTCAGTTCTTTATTTGAATGCGTTTCATTATCTGGTTGATCTTCATTTTCCACTTTTAGAGAGGTAGCTGTATCATTCCCCTACAGTGAAAGTGGAGGAAAGCTGAGTATATTTATGTACTTACTGTTTTCTAtaataaagcttttttcttccaagtttgCTAGGCATAAAGCCTCCGAAGTTTCATATTCACTTTAGTTAGACCTTAAGAAGCAGTATATGTGCTGTGCAGAACAAACTGAAATTAGCAGACACCCATAGTCATGCTTACCAGACTGGCAGACAAGTTGTTTCTTTTGTCCAGCTTATTCACAGCAACAGGAGTGTTTTCCAATAGCATAACCCTCTGGCTGAGGTTACCAATGGCTGAATCCACGGTTAGAAGCTTAATGTCATTCAACTTCTGGTTTGTCACTACAGTATTATTTAGCTCCTCCAAGGCTACGTGGAGCATCTGGCTTTCCTGAAATATAAAACCAAGAGATGTTGGTTTACTTGACTTCTGCAGCACTACTGATATTAACAACACGGTGCTGACCCAGTTTAACCAGGCACACTTCTGTCTCGTCACAGAAACACTGGAAACATTCAATGAGAAGCTTCCACAAAGTTATTCCAGCTTTCAAAGTTTGATTTTCCTCAAGGCTAACCTCTTTGTTGCTAATGCAATCAATTCAGCTATGCCAGCAAACACACAAAGCCTATTCATCTCGTCTTCCAAAGCAAGCTTAGTAACTACACCAATTATTTCCCCCAAAAAAGCAGGTACTAGGCACATTTATACACTTTTGAGGAATGTATTAATTACATTAAGTATATTCAATATAATTACATTACAAACCATTTGAGGTGAGCGtggatactttttttttttttaatctcctctTTGCACACATCATTATTTCAAGGGTGACTCAACACATGCCACTCCTAGATTTGCCCAGATTGGCAATTACCTGCCATAAAATCCATTcaataaaaagcttttaaatcaTCTACATGAGCAAAGTACGCCGTAATTTGTTTGATATTCGATTTTTACTTTTCACTTAGTTAATACACACACAAGAAGTGCTTTCAGGCTACAATACTTTCATGTTTGCACATGTACAGAAACAAACTACAGTAATATTATCTTGTACTTGGTTCTGACATATGCCATTTGTATTTTGCCTTCATAAAAACCGTACTTTTTTCGTATACTACTACCCAGCTGTATCAATATTCTTTATGCAAGGGAGAAAAATACCTGTTTGCAATTTTCTGTCTGATTTTTCTCAGTCGTGGGCAGAGCAGTGGAGCGTTTCAGTTCCTtctaaagaaagaagcagaaagtgaTGCTTGTAACAAATACTAAGCTCTTAAGAACTGGCAGATCACAACTAAAGATATTCTGTGATAGTTATTGTTGCTCAGGTCTGTTGTGTGTTCAGTATTTTAACTAGGCTACTACAGTACAAGGTCAAAcatgttgtttttaattaaaccCCCCAAAATGGCTCTTCTCCTTTAAAGTAGTATTAAGGCACACATTTCACCATTGCCATACAGTCACATCCACCAAGTTTTTGCAGCACTCACTAGTTAGTTTCATAAGATGCATAACAAGAGTATTTGaagataaaatacaatttaatgTAGTGTTGTACTGCACTGTAActgaaaaactatttatttgctgtttttccacTAGAAGAGAAGTCAGCATAAATACAGCAAGCAGTTCCTAGTAAGGATGGTCAATAACCTCATCCTCACCCACATCCTTAATTCGACCAGCAGATCATCTCAACAATTTCACTTGTAGGACTCAGTGCAGTTACCATAAGCAGCATTCTGCATCACAAAAAGCAGACAGTTCCAAGGCTCTACAACTTTAGAGTAGTAAAATGCAAAAACCTCCAGGACAGAAAGTGTAGCAGTGATCAATTGTGGCACCAGATAAACACATGCTTGGTATCATACAGGAGATGCTACACAAGGATGAGCAACGTATTAATGTATCAACTGGCATCGACTGAGACTTGGAAAGCGTTTTGAAGACATAAGGTAAGAACTTCACAGAGCTCTTATGCTTCTTTCAAATCAGGCAGGTAAACTCAGAACACACCCTGTTAAACCAGTACAAATTTCTTACCATGTCATTCTGGAGTATTTCGATGGATTTCTTGTATTCCTCAATAGCTGTCTGTATGTTTTCAACGTCATGAGAAACACTGGTAAGAGTGCTGCCTATGGTCGCTACAGtctgaaagaaaggaggagacaAAAATCTCAGCAAAAATCCAACGTTTCAGTGCCCTGAACACAATGTTTAGTTGATGAAGCAGCAGGCAGTCTGCCACAGATATAACCTCCtttgcaaacaaaacagcacCTATACCCATGGCATCTCGGCCAAAAAATTACCACACCCTACACCATGACACTCAAGGAAACCACAACTACAGCCTTCAGGCTCCCAAAGCAACGCAAACAttttggcattaaaaaaaataagtcctGATAtcaagacatttttcttcctctttgcatGAAGTATTAGTATTAAACACACAGGTGCTGATACTGTGGATTTACCCTGCCCTAATCAGCTTTCAGGCTACTCAGGAGACGCGTCATACACTGCAGAACTGGTCTGCTGAAGCTTACTAACCTGCTTTCCAAGCCAgcattgcctttatttttttaatggaaggaGGGCACTGAAGCATCAGGAAAATCCCCATGAGCTCTGTGGGTCAGCCTATGTGCTGTGACACCACTGCTGCTTCTGACTGCTGCAccctcattctttccttctcttatAGGCAGGTGACCCAAACACAGCTGGGCACAAGTTGTTGGGCAGAACATTTTCTCTGCACTCACCAAAAGCTGGGCCCCCCACCTACACCCAAAGCTCTTCTGACAGAAGCTATTCCATCACCCAGAGAAGCTTCACCCAGCTATGGCATCCCCCAGAAGCTATAGCATCAGCCAGTGTTCTAAAAGAAGCCTGAGTcttgaaattcatttcttttcattggCATgatactgggggaaaaaaaaaaaagcaacattaaaATTGTTGCATTTAGACATCAGAATAGTTTTTCAACACTCATAGTATACTTCCTAGAAGGCTTCCAGGTTGTTTTTTATTACAACAACCTTATAAAACATACATGCAAGAAAGATGGCAtcaaaagaggaaaggaaacagatgCCACATCTGACACCTTCCTTCTGTTCAATGGGAGAGACTGAAATGAACTCTGGATGTTTCTGACAgtctctttcattttcacaagGTACAACCAAGCAGacttaacacacacacaaaaaaaagcctGGCTGCTCAGCAGATCACTGCAAGATGAAACTTGTGGCCCTAAAACTTTGTACTGATAGTACTGTTGTTAAGTGCAGCAAGATAACACCAAGGTTACTACATAAATTACATGCAGGATCTAAACTCTACTTCGGTATGACTTATGACACAGTGGAAATCCAGCATGCTTGTAACAGCTCTATAGCCCtcccagaaaaagaaatcctagCAGCCTGGTCAACCAAACCACACTGCTTGCTTTATGCATTAGCTCGCTGATTACATGATAACTTAGTAGGAAtaggaaatgagaaaaggaaaccCATAGAAGCCACAAGGAGAACTGGACTGACAACTGGCTTtagcaataaatatttatattggGCTAAGTAACAGAACTGCCATGGAAGACTCAGGAAAGTTTCGACAAGCCTTTCTTTAACCATAATGAACGGGCCAGTAAAGAAGGCTCAAGCTAAGGGGCACAGAAAAACATCGTATTAACAGAGGTCATTTTGTATGCTTGTGTCATTCATTTGGGCTTGCCATTCAAGGAACTATCAGTAAACATTCCAGTACAATATATGCTTTGCTGTGCACGTACTGCAAAACTGCAGACAGACTTCTTAATGTCATGTAAGATATTGGTAGCAGATCAGTAGGCTGAAGAAAAGGAACCTCCAAGTTAAAGAAGTGACAACATAAACAGAAACATACGGATTTCCAAAAAGGTAGAGCCAAGACcttcatttgttgttgttttcttttttaacgtCTGCAACACATTATCTTAGGACCATACACTATCAATTATATGAACTGCAATTTAAAAGCAGTAGAGAAACCACTATTCCACACGTACAGTTCAGGTAAttcctgctgttctctctgtCCCCaagagcccagcagcaggccAGTGCTGCAGGATGCACTTAGCAACACACATCTATGGTACTTGCCTTCTGGAGTTTCTCTACTGTGACAGGAAGAGAAATCAAATCAGAAGCAGACTTCACGTTGGTTTTGAGATGATTTACTGTTGAGGTCAATAGCGTTATCTACAAAGAGGAATGTTTACAATCAGTCAGCAAAACCCTGACTGTGAACTTTCACATAATTAACAACTTCACTTTTAACCCTGATTATCAACTTTCACATAATTAACGACTTCACTTTTAACCCTGAATATGAACTTTCACATAATTAAGGACTTCATTTTTAACACTAGATAAAGCTgaatatatatgatatatatatacacatacatgcaGACACAAAACACTCTTGTTTCTAGCTTAGGAGTCCTGCCTAGGCTATACTAAAAATTATCTGCCTCTTGCAAGAGAAGcaagaagtttgttttttaaactgaatgACAAGCATGGCCATACCCATTTTATACTCATCCCCTTTTTGACAGGTTGCTGCTAAAGGAagattgttattttatttttatattgcacAAGAAACCTTTACATAGAGGAAACACTCATCTAGTTCTGCATTTAGCAATCACAAACCCGCCCAGCAAAACCATGCAACTTCTCCAGATGAGTGATGGACAAAAACTGTGCACATATCATTAACACATTCAGTTAAGAAGTGGTTTCTCTCAACTGTTTCACCCAGATGACAAGCATTCTATGAGTCTTCAAGACAAGTTATTCATTCCAATCAAGAGGCTGTCAAACTACAAGTGATCACAAGCTGGTCCTTTATTGCTGGCATTACCATTTTAAGATCAATTTGTAGCCCCCAGTAgctgaaacaaatgaagaatCAGTTTCCTCATATTTGAGAATTGAAAAGTAGAACACATAAAACCCACTTTCTTCTAGCCATGAAAAGGAGCTGTTTTGCACGCTGATAAAAGGGACAAGATCCTAGCTTTACAATAGGCCAACCTTGACCAGCTGGTGTGCAGGCTTTAGCCTCACAGCTGTGGATATTGGCTGAAATAATTCCCAGCAGTGCATCCCAACAATTCatggaaaaacaacaactgaaTTCTGGCCAAGAATGTGACCAGACCCCAAAGTAATATAAGGGCCTGCAGGAAGCATGTCCCACGTATATCTCTAACATCAAGAAGCAGATAATAGCCTCCTAAATGTCCCATTAAGCACCGAGATATCTGTGGATAACATGTATTGTCAGGTGCCAAAGCAAGCAAGTCCAATTTTCAGATGTGTTTATGCACTTCCCACCCCTAATCTCTCCATCACTGCATGGGGATGAAAACAACCCATCTGAGCAGGCACCCCAATGGTCTTTAAAACGAAAAAGAAAGCACCAGTAAAAGAAAGTACCTCTGGATACCACTAACTGTGAGCAGTCATGAACTGTCACTAAACTCTAAGACAAGAACTTCAGTAAGACCCTGCCTGGATGATTTGTTTGAAGTGAGCTAATACATCAGCTAAGGAAACAGCTTTCTGTTAAGTGGCTTAGTTCTACCAGAGTAAACAGAGCTAAGATTTACTCCAGCTCAGATTCCAAGTGAGTATTAGCAGGTTTTGCATTCACGAGACACCAGTACTTCCTCTGGAGAAAGATCAACAAACACTGACGTGAATTAACTTCCCTCTGTGCACACAAAATGTTTGGAGATGCTCTTAAATCTGAAACATCAAATCTGTCCTGGTAAACACCACAGTTATttggcaagaaaataaataaatgcacagttctcagtttttggtttttttttgtttttgtttttgtttttttaaagtctgcCACAAGCCTCCCCATCATTGCATAACTTTTCCTCTTTGCAGTAAATCTCCAGTCTAACTGGATGTTCTGTCTTCTTTGGCTCAGTATTAATACACCATTCAACTTTAGGAGTTCAGCATCTGGCCACAGAAGTCCTTAGAGAATGGCTCATCACTGCACtaaatgagcttttttttccctgctagcaggtttatattttctgtaaacACAACATCCAATTGATTTTTCAGAATTAAGCACTTAGTTCTCCTCACCTGTTTATTGATCTCTGTGATATTTATCCAAACTTTACTCAGCCCCAGTTCTCCAGTCTCAATTTGCTCTAgttgcttttgctgctgcacCAAATCTTCATTCAGTTTAGGAATTTCTTGGAAGGATGTCTTTTGATTAGACTCCACTagacagacaaacaaaaaaaaataaaacttaggTATCCAAGTAAACAATGTCGAACAGGCGAGGAACAAACTACAAGCAGAAACATCTACAGTAGTTTAAGGCAGCAGTAACAGTTTCTACATGAGTTTATTGCCACTTCTGTACTAAATATCTGCTTGAAAAAGTAGCTGATGTCTGTAGAGAAAACCCAACAAGACCTTACTGAATGTAAGGCTTTGCAATAGCCCTGTCAGCAAACTTCAACAGGTCTTTTTTTAGTGCTGTTATTTGGCACTACTTTGACATGGAGATAGGaaataataacaacagaaacacaaactACCAACATCACTAGGGCAAAGGAGACATGTGAAATGAAACTCAGTGCCCCATATAAAGAGGTCACTGGTGATGCAGTGAATTCCAAAGAGATTAACGTGATTACAGTTCTTCCACATGACAACAAGACAACTGAGAAAAATGGATAAGCTCACACACCAATATCTGTTGGTAAACAAATCAATAGACACATGCCTTAGAAATAAAGTCAATCATTACTGCATTTAATAACAGAGAAGGGGAAAACGTGGCTCAAATGAATTCTAGTGAGCCTgagaaatgcagctcttctggATGTGCAGTGACTAAGCTGTTTAGCTGCAAGTACTATTAGGCAACCCTAAATCCTCAGGTATGGGAAACAAGAGAGCAAAGCTTTTGAGATGGGGATGACAGGATTCTGCACAACCAGCACCTCCGCTCTGCAACGCTCCAGCACAGACTGCCATCTTCCAGAGCCCAGATTGCTGACAGCACTGAGACCTGACTGTGTTTCAGGATGAATTTCCATGTGGGAAATTCCATAGGGCCCAAAGGGGACAAAGCCCTTCAAGAGTGCTTGATGCCCACGGAGTGGATGCCTAATTACACAGAACGTGTGCATTTTCTAAAAGCCACTTCACCTCTCTTAAAGCAAGTTCTAAAGTCACTTCTAGGAATGGAGTAACCTGCACTGATCGCCCAAGATTCAAACAATGCTTCTGGTTACAATGTTCTTTAAAGGTGTGTTTTAGCCAAATCAAACTCATGGTTGCTTGTGCACTTGCATACCTTGATGCAATTACATGGCACTGAATCAGATGTCTCCTCACGTGAAAGGCTCTTGTAAACAGTTTACTTTCCATTTTGTTACTCTCACTGTGTACAGTAAAACTGCATTTAAGACTTTCCTACAGTGCTAGGAAGGTTAGATACTACATGCACATTCTTAGCATCACTACTAACAACCAAATGGCAATGTTACAATGATTTCCACCCACTCTAAATGTACTAGACATACAAAGAagtcttatttaaaaaacaacaacaaaaaaaagctctcATTCCACACTCAGCTTGCTCGAAGGATGGCAGGTAAGACCTGCCTTAGGAATCTGCtcttatgggggaaaaaaaatggagatgaAGATTCAGAGAAGACTGTTTATTCTGGAACAGGAACAATGGACCTGCATGACTTTGCTCCTCCTTCCACCCACCTGCTCCACCAAAGCAGAGTTTATCTTTTGGAACCAGGTTATTCTTGCCGTCCGTCTTTGTGTTGttactgttcttgtttttaatgatgCCTCTCTCATCCAGCTTCTAGGGATGCCACTTCAGCAACAAAGAAATGCAGGACTGTTTTATCACTGCATGAAGGATAATGTGCTGTTTTTCTATCAGAGCTATTAAGGAGAGAACAAGCACATCTGTGGCAGCCAGACAGCGTGCCTGAAGTGAACAACTGCTTTAACAAAGATGCCTGTGTACAACAGGAATGATGAAACTTTACTACACCAAAGCCAACAGATGTCATCATATAGAACTTTTACTGCTAGTACACTCCACGGCTTCAAGTACATCAGTGCATGAAGGCCAGCAGTTAGCTTACCCATAACAGG of Meleagris gallopavo isolate NT-WF06-2002-E0010 breed Aviagen turkey brand Nicholas breeding stock chromosome 10, Turkey_5.1, whole genome shotgun sequence contains these proteins:
- the EFCAB14 gene encoding EF-hand calcium-binding domain-containing protein 14 — encoded protein: MQVALKEDLDVIKEKFRTMESNQKTSFQEIPKLNEDLVQQQKQLEQIETGELGLSKVWINITEINKQITLLTSTVNHLKTNVKSASDLISLPVTVEKLQKTVATIGSTLTSVSHDVENIQTAIEEYKKSIEILQNDMKELKRSTALPTTEKNQTENCKQESQMLHVALEELNNTVVTNQKLNDIKLLTVDSAIGNLSQRVMLLENTPVAVNKLDKRNNLSASLGNDTATSLKVENEDQPDNETHSNKELKEAGTRDSQELNIREKLQLLNARASKPDDDRPIETSKNVESSPSAMTKPTDLSRLASRSADDSTEKNRQLRHLSFPGVSSIEDLQDLFDKAHEDADGKLSFEDLQKLLGSAAQDSQIFKKFDTDGDEKYSLEELRLALGV